Proteins from one Telopea speciosissima isolate NSW1024214 ecotype Mountain lineage chromosome 1, Tspe_v1, whole genome shotgun sequence genomic window:
- the LOC122650269 gene encoding uncharacterized protein LOC122650269: MSILQYTDTISAPDLQVWNNAAFDNGDSDESAAIKASWGSLQSISINLSESTASYSSKENLSPAFSKSNVSLKSPTPLKPLRQNDANGRSQGMPLKLLFKEGMLLLSPTPSKTENETISDDSKIDTEIEQIELEISRLTSKLEALRFEKGEKNLKTTERGGRIVPVKFMEEKQSTKNSVMATNMEEPPATITGTKFQRRGISLGPSEITAGIRSRQMSKLEITPIQSIQNRRKSFFWKLEDIKEVEIRQRRRSLSSSPKSCLSVSKIQASKQALTTVGSKKSVKRDDSLMSSIQPKKLFKEGEKSVASKKLLKPGRIVASRYNQTSAQASGNPTKPELRNRLLPENDEYDTKRCDKKRVSVGKSQGSQAEQGRNQANENQLKKRWETPSDAATDRPKSLVNGSQFSVLKMADLLPRTRTLRGIDESGRDSGPAKRVSDLIGGKSYFSAEETEVETSVFQTLNFDEEEEEQNEK, encoded by the coding sequence ATGAGCATTCTTCAATACACAGACACTATTAGTGCCCCAGATCTTCAGGTATGGAACAACGCTGCATTTGACAATGGAGATTCAGACGAATCGGCCGCCATCAAGGCTTCTTGGGGTTCCTTGCAATCTATCTCCATCAATCTTTCAGAATCAACGGCATCTTATTCCAGCAAAGAAAATCTGAGTCCTGCTTTCAGCAAATCGAATGTTTCTTTAAAATCTCCAACACCCCTCAAGCCCCTGCGACAAAACGACGCCAACGGAAGATCACAAGGGATGCCATTAAAACTTCTCTTCAAAGAGGGTATGCTTCTTCTTTCCCCAACTCCCTCCAAGACCGAAAATGAAACCATCAGTGATGACAGTAAGATCGATACTGAGATCGAACAGATTGAATTGGAGATCAGCCGTTTGACATCCAAATTAGAAGCCCTTCGGTTTGAAAAGGGTGAGAAGAATTTAAAAACCACTGAAAGGGGCGGACGAATAGTTCCTGTAAAGTTCATGGAGGAGAAACAGAGCACAAAGAATTCAGTCATGGCAACAAACATGGAAGAACCTCCAGCAACGATCACAGGTACAAAATTCCAGCGGAGGGGCATCAGTCTGGGTCCATCAGAAATCACCGCCGGCATAAGATCTAGGCAGATGAGCAAACTCGAAATCACCCCTATTCAGTCCATACAGAACCGCCGGAAATCATTCTTTTGGAAGCTTGAAGATATCAAAGAAGTTGAGATAAGGCAGAGGAGACGGAGCTTGAGTTCAAGCCCAAAATCATGCTTGTCTGTTTCCAAGATCCAAGCTTCCAAACAAGCACTTACGACTGTAGGCTCAAAGAAATCTGTGAAGCGAGATGATTCACTCATGTCCtccattcaacccaaaaaactattcaaagagggggaaaaatctGTCGCCTCCAAGAAACTGCTTAAACCTGGGAGGATTGTAGCAAGCCGTTACAATCAGACTTCGGCACAGGCTTCTGGAAATCCCACAAAACCTGAACTGAGGAACAGATTATTGCCTGAAAATGACGAGTACGACACAAAAAGGTGTGATAAGAAGCGGGTCTCAGTTGGAAAATCACAGGGATCTCAGGCTGAACAGGGGCGGAATCAGGCAAATGAAAACCAGTTAAAGAAGCGGTGGGAAACTCCGAGTGACGCTGCAACGGATCGGCCGAAGAGTTTGGTGAATGGATCACAATTTTCTGTTCTGAAAATGGCTGATTTGCTTCCGCGGACTCGGACCTTACGGGGCATAGACGAAAGTGGACGAGATTCTGGACCTGCCAAGCGGGTGTCCGATTTAATTGGGGGAAAATCATATTTCAGTGCCGAGGAAACAGAGGTGGAGACATCAGTTTTCCAAACCTTAAATTTtgatgaagaggaggaagaacaaAATGAGAAATAA